A genomic stretch from Lathyrus oleraceus cultivar Zhongwan6 chromosome 2, CAAS_Psat_ZW6_1.0, whole genome shotgun sequence includes:
- the LOC127121203 gene encoding protein MAIN-LIKE 2-like, with protein sequence MDPMIQPYVELAGFGHLSKIMSWSIDNKFILALCERWRPETHTFWFPTGECTVTLEDVYMLLGLRIEGKAVNGKTNFPNSICMELLNTDLLDDNARGQGILLSRLKSYYNSFYLDEHSTEDARIIKTRCYIMLLIGSFLFPEGSGSSMHIMYLPLLRHIDRIGSYSWGSACLAYLYSSLCKNSHKDTSTFSGCAVLLQAWGWSRLPSLAPVNNNPFTFPYAKKWSARGMNYKRCPRHCITQYRNLLDHLRPADFIWRPYLNMDHEHQINPEDAAVWTTCTPIIRFTTVELHNTDRVKLQFGMVQNIPDPPASLGEWHMRKVNDQWNYNPWQTFARSECRKWKHRHDHVLTDAVMPNEVKPSRTYMAWYRSVGFQFIADDMYLYDPRQTSYTQEGSTSNPQQHSQPGYSQPPIRQTFRSTNTQTYNQNMPFTQPQNQEHPPYHHQQMDHQPSTEHRFAPTPSPYQSRLTQNTNRPITYRSQEPQTSQYQNIPQPYVFQTPQQPFQPFLDPSLSPMSPFNRPGRPSMSQPHPNFSGMGHELSYADTPSLNTEDYAELAEYLNGSSPVGGNDAPGPSDEQPPVQNRQRGLGPRVRVARGCGTGGRLGDPGHHH encoded by the exons atggacccgatgattcaaccttatgttgaactcgccggttttggtcaccttagcaaaattatgtcttggtctatagataacaagttcattctagccttatgcgaaagatggaggccagagacacacacattttggtttccaaccggtgagtgtaccgtgacgttagaagacgtctacatgcttttaggactacgaattgaaggcaaagctgttaatggtaagaccaactttccaaattcaatttgcatggagcttttaaacactgatttgttagatgataatgctaggggacaaggtatactactttcacgcctaaagtcatattataatagtttttatttagatgagcattctaccgaagatgctcgaatcatcaaaactaggtgttacattatgttgttaataggatcctttttatttcccgaaggtagtggttctagcatgcatattatgtacttacctttacttagacatatagatagaataggtagttatagttggggatccgcatgtctagcctatctctatagttctttgtgcaaaaactcccacaaagatacttctacattttctggatgtgctgttttgctacaagcatggggatggtcaagactaccgtctctagcaccggtcaataacaaccccttcacttttccatatgcaaaaaa atggtcggcacgcggtatgaattacaaaagatgtccgagacactgtattactcaatatcgcaacctgttggatcaccttcgaccggcagac ttcatttggcgtccataccttaatatggatcatgagcatcagatcaaccctgaagacgcagccgtatggacaacatgcacaccgataatacggttcacaacagtggagctgcacaacaccgatcgtgtgaagctgcagtttggtatggtccagaacatcccagatcccccagctagcctaggagaatggcatatgcgtaaagtgaacgaccaatggaactacaacccttggcaaaccttcgcaagatcagagtgtcgcaagtggaagcaccgtcatgaccatgtcttaactgacgcagtcatgccaaatgaggtaaaaccaagtcgtacttatatggcttggtatagatcagttggatttcaattcatcgccgatgatatgtacctctacgacccacgccagacaagttacacacaagaaggctcaacatctaacccccaacaacattctcagcccggttactcacaaccacctatccgacaaactttccgttccacaaacacacaaacatacaaccaaaacatgccattcacccaaccccaaaaccaagaacatcccccataccaccaccaacaaatggaccatcaaccttcgaccgaacatcgcttcgcacccacaccatcaccctaccaaagtcgccttacccaaaacactaaccgccccatcacctaccgtagccaagaaccccaaacatcacaataccaaaacataCCACAACCATATgtcttccaaacaccccaacaacctttccaacctttcctagacccatcattgtcacccatgtcccccttcaaccgtcctggtcgcccatccatgagtcaaccacaccccaacttctctggcatgggtcatgagctcagctacgccgatacaccatcattgaatactgaagactatgctgagttggctgaatacctcaacggatcttctcctgtaggaggtaatgacgctcctggaccatcagatgaacaaccaccggtgcagaatcgtcaacgtgggttagggccaagggttagggtagctaggggatgtgggaccggaggtcggttaggtgatcccggtcatcaccattag